In the Silene latifolia isolate original U9 population chromosome 1, ASM4854445v1, whole genome shotgun sequence genome, AATAAGCATGAAAGTGGTACTAAAGTTTATAGCAGGATTGATAGGGTGTTTATTAATGATGAGTGGACTGACATTTTCCCTGATGGTTATGTCCACTTTCTCCTTGAAGGCACATTTGATCATTGTCCTTGTCTTGTTAATTTTGAAGTAGAACATCAGAGGAGAGGGGCCACCTTTAAATATTTCAACATGTGGTCTTTGGCACCTGGATATTCTGACATTGTAAGGACTAGTTCGCAAAGGGAGTGCCAGGGGACCCCTATGTACAGGGTGGTCACAAAATTGAAAGGATTGAAATCTGCATTGAAGAAACTAAATAAGGAGCAGTTTGATAAAATTGAAAACCTCACTCATGTGGCTGAACTATCCTTGCAGAATTTTCAGGAATTGTTAATTTTGGATCCTTTAAATGAACAGTTGTGTCAAAATGAACAGGAATGTGCCAAGGAAGTGATTAAATTGAGAAAAGCCAGGCACCAATTTCTCAGTCAGAAGGCAAAATGTGAATGGATGAAATTTGGGGATGAAAATACTTCCTATTTTCATGCTAATATTAGAAGAAGAATATCCAAAAATCGAGTGTTTCAGATAAAAGACATGAATAACACTATGTGTACTACTCCTGATAGTATCAAAGCAGCTTTTGAAAAATTTTATCAGAAGCTGTTGGCCACTTCTAATGATGTGACATCAGTTAACCACAGAGTGGTGCAGAAGGGGCCTTGTATTATTGAGGGTCACTATGCTATCTTAAATGCACCAGTGACCGCTGAGGAAGTTAAAAAAGTTATGTTTGATATCCAAGGGACCAAAGCCCCTGGCCCTGATGGATATAGTAGTCAGTTCTTCAAGGATAACCGGGATATTGTGGGACATGATGTGATTGCTGCTGTGAAATGAGCCTTCTAGTCTGGGAAAGTGTTAAAGCAAAGTAATAATACAATCATTACCTTAATTCCAAAAGTGGAGCTGCCTGAGACAGTAATGTAATTTAGGCCTATTGCCTGTTGTAATATTGTTTATAAATATTTGTCCAAAGTGATTTGTGCCAAATTGGGACAAGTTTTACCAGACATTATTAATCCTTCTCAAAGTGCATTCATCAAAGGTAGGGATATTGTGGGAAATATCCTCATTTGCCAAGATCTGgtaaaattatataaaagaaagaGTTGTTCCCTAAGATTGATGATGAAACTTGACCTACAGAAAGCCTATGATTCTGTAGAGTGGGCTTGTGTAAAAGACATGCTTACTGCTACTGGTTTCCCTGATAAGGTTTGTCAACTTCTGATGCAATGCATAACTACCACCTCAAATTCAATATCCTTGAATGGAGAAATTTTTGGCTTCTTTAAAGGAAAAGGAGGGCTCAGGCAGGGAGACCCCTTATCTCCCCTCCTGCTCACCTTATGCTTGGAATATTTAAGCCGAGTGCTAGGGGTATTTCAGCACCACCCAAGATTCAAATTCCATTCTTTGTGCAATAGGATACAGCGCAATAGGATACAGCTCACACATCTTTGCTTTGCTGACGATCTTATGCTGTTTTGTAAAGGAGAGAGAGCTTCTATTCATCTGTGTGGACacgggggggcccacgggggcgcttgggaaaacaagcgtctgcatttgtggagtcgccaccaatttattgtggaaaattggaaaccgttcgagtacttcgcgtcatgtcaagacacaaagtagtgacatagacactaagaactcgttacccttagcattctatgtctagaatgactctcgtggatggcaataaacacggatgttcacagagatctggagtaaggggtgagggtacgtattaggaagctcttttgatcgaacacctaatcccgcccacctcgatagcggcctctactaattattagggaaaatcatctatacttgatatgttgtcggttatatgcatgcaatgcatcatccaataaattaatcctagcatgtgagaattaactaagtcggtgaacatataATTTAACATACATTGGATCGAAGTggggatttaatgttgattacatatGAAACCatacaaacgataataaagatacaataaaatacaattatttaaattaaaataattacattggtttgattgatgatttacgtcgaaaatacgtttaaaacggataatttgagaaaagaaaaggaaaataaattaaggGTAGAAAACGAACAGATTAGTGGCGATAATAAAGGTAATAGTTGATTAAAACGTAAACTAATGagctaggtcaaagcagaaacggaagttcagaggcagaactcaacccggaacaggcgcagtagagctgcgtcccttggaagaggcgcagtggtcactacGTCTGTTcatgaggtgagttctggctgtgaagccggaactgcatatcgttaatgttcgttggtaatTTAATGAtagattattgatatttgactcggatgaaagtgatttaacagattatttacatgtgagagggtcataaaagcaataaagaacgGACTCAaattagaatgaattaattactaattacaaaTTTTGGTTAACATGAATTAATTTGGTTTGCTAATACGATTTGATTAAGGttatttacacaaattaaatTAGATTGGGTGAAAATTTACAAAAGATGAATTTTGGAGACTTGATATggacgaatcgaatctctaaaacccggatttgattttaatgacgaaaacccgcaaatattgattatctgGTATTAAAGGCGGAAATTAAAAGTGATAAATTACTAATTAtgtgttaaaattattatacgaaTAAATAATGGGGGAAAATAAAGAAAACGGAATAAAAAAGACGAATCAACGaacaacaaaggaagaagaagaaaagcagaaacagcggcaacctcaggaagaggcgcagcagatgctgcgactcttctcGATGTTTCATCTCTGGtaatccgaaaaaagggtttgataaaaggttttataaatcggttttaatttgttttcgacgtaaatcttacaataatttgtacaataaaaaggtacaataataaaacatgggatttacaccctccgacttacatgtttaacgaaacaagattgactaagttaacgattagtgattgctcgactcgaatttacaacgaaagtgccctcttaagaggaattaaactaaattgattaagttgattgagtggagttggtcaaattggtaggtcatgcaaaacgaggctggtactcataaggatacgagcttacgtggtcgaaagttcaagcacgtagatcccaataagcaaagagcacggtcttagaatgcaaagggagaagagaagggcggacactcacgtgagaaatatgaggaacgaaagtccctatttatactaatcactcGGAGGAATttgggtttcggtaaaactttggaaacaaatcttgaaaagatcttaaaatacgcagaaaggagctggggaagaggcgcagcagccactgcgactcttggaagaggcgcagcaggtgctacgtCCTTTCCCCgggagtttcctcctgcggaagaaagattttccgcgtttttgTTATGGAactgcggtagatctcaacttccttactgtttaaaatataattttggGATTTATTTTGCCAAAATATTAAGatattgaaatatggaatagaaatatctggaatattccagaacattctgactcggcattttagacgttttattagaaaatgaaacggtttttgacccggactccaaatgaactctaattactgtcaaaacgaccgtaacggcatGTAGATGAAGACCAAGGGGTAAACACAAATATTTGGgatatcacttgacgataaacttacgcattgtcataaatcgttccgtgtaccaaacatgcggcccaatcatcaccgggtggtttgcgggaagtgcagaaatgaggtatttacagagcccccactttgactgaggctaggacaaggcgaaagtcaaagtatagtcatcaggtcaatcgaagattacaacctgacgactatggcgacgcgaggcggcttaaGAGGTCTTAGCCAAGGACATGtcgttgggaacattttagagtctgtcgactatcgaggagggtcgtttaaagtccattagactatgtaaggaagctcgacagtcataagaagagatcatacctgagacttctttctttgAGGGGAAATAAAACGTAGTATTGAaaggtagcaggacgtcggtagaaactgctgggtggaatatgcttgcgtcggtctcaagcaaactccggcaaaacttgaggttgaatttGCTTACGTCAGTCTCAAACgaactccatgtctcgagaagaacaatcggctgtcatgaactctcgctggggaaataaTTGAGGTTTGTCGAAACACCGTTAGataaaatccgctcgttgttgcaagcgaaatctTGATAAAATACTGTGACAATTCACAGTCTACTCGGAAATACGGGTCCAGACGAAGAATAAATATCAAACGGACgaaatatacgatatatggtgttggagaagaggcgcaccaaagatgagcccacaaataacgaacttataacgaacttttgaaaattgaattggagggaagctgaggaagaggtgtAGCAAGAgttgcgactcttggaagaggcgtaacACTTGTTGCATCTTTTCCTGGGTTCGTCCGGTAAAATCTCGAAAGAACCCGTGTTTATTCATAAACACAAAACACAAAATTctctaaaactctctcaaattccaaccgttttccgtcaaaatttgatcaaaagcttgcatttgccatgaataatcgaggtatgtgtctcattcttgcattaacatCCCCATTTGGCTTGATTTGAGTCggcaaaattagggttttcaaccctaatatgtcgaaaatttggggcttctcCCCAAAATGAATTTTCCTTGTGAAATTGaccttagaaatggataattggtagtgtaaggaacataaccatgtgttcttttcaaattttcattgagtattgagcatttgagtagaattgagacggtttcacagctgtgtcgtaaattgcttcgaaaatagccttaggattgcccatttgtgatgaaatttgatatttggaatcTTTGTGTGATGGATatacttcctaccatctcggatttttgatttgcgatggctttttcaggacacttttctagggcataatcgccgttatagcgaaatgatgccgaaatttcgactcaaacccatgacttggctcgaacttagacttgacttgacctatCTCACCATATGAGTAGTCAGGTTTCGagagaaatggccaaagatggcgagaaaagaccATTTTTGGAGCTTGAAAGCTTGAAAATACCTTAACTGAGGCtcgccgtcacttgacgcggcctaatttactctaattctgcaggtgacatggcttctacgtcggggagggctcccatagACGTGGATGCTGGCTTCGACTCATCTCTAACTTTTAAGGAGGTGTTAGAGGAGGCGTTTGCTGAGTAGGctgccgaggaggaggctgctgaagAGGAGGTtgccgaggaggaggctgctgaagaggaggagcaggccatcatcgagcttggaGCTTTCGGAGCTTTGGTGCGAgcatggagggagatcaaggaaaggaagattcgggctaacctttgcctgattcgagcatTTCTTAATCGGTTCTAGGACATGACCTCGACCTTTTACATGCCTTTTGGCAaggtcggggtcactttggaggactacggcatgatttctggtcttcCGTGTGGAgtggaggctgtggtgtggccgtcgacggccatgagggtggactcggacgaggctaggaggctgatcggctggaacctagcGGCGATTACTGCTACGGTTCCCGGGCTAGTGCCGAGCTCTTAtgtcagggattactttgcggGTAAGACCCCGATGGTAGTGACGATGGACGGGAGGGaggtggctcctcctccttgcactgcagagcagagagctcgtctgtgACTCTGGTAGTTCTTttcttcactctaccttggagacaagggggagaggctgtcgacgaagcttcctcccttcctttctgacctgagtgacctaggtcattgggactgggtcactcctggctttgaggtcctcactcgctacatgagggccatggttcgtcctgagctgctagagaaggggacttctcctgcaaCTGTTGGTCTtggactgctgctggaggtatgaaccttcatttcgtatcatgaaagatcatttcttcttcttatcgAATCGTGAAAGATCGTTATCGATTATCTTATTTTTCAGGCGTGGGTATACTCCTACTTTctgggcttcgcgcccaagaggacggagcctgggccgagagcttatcccgttgtgagggattgggtgaagtgtcgtaggaagagccagcgctcttcttatgATGTCTGTCGATGGGGtgtgaatgccctgaagctgagtgacgtAAGTACTTTTGAATCACTTTTCCTTCATTTGTTTATTCATTACTTCTTTAAAAGCGATCGTAAGAacgacctcttgtttgcttgtcttagtgggtgcccaggccttgggtggactaccttgACGCCCCTCCTTTTGTAGCTGAGGTCCtttgacctaggagctcgagtcggttgctgttgaggacgttgatgggtccagtgtggtatctgggcgagcgcttgactcgtcagtgctctcgcgatgctttcacggttcccattgatcctccttggacgatgtttagggagccttccgacGCTAAGAGGGAGACTGACCTGGCAGATGTTGGTGGCgatgctcttcttcttcctggcgaggagtactctgCGTTCATTTaccggaggctggcgtactggccgatcgtggtaagtgcTTCATTTTCCCTATTTGAGTTGACCAgataaaatgatgaatgatcaccaaataaataatttatttgaattttcaggaggttgaggaggcgggcGTCGAGCGCCCAGCGTACCCCGAGGCCCTCGAGTATACTGACGCGGcgaggatgacgacgatctccgagtttcgcgacttcggcgaggcggtgacagatgctggcctagaGGACTGGCAGCACTTGGTCAGGAGGGTAAGTTCCCGATTCAGTTGGTCTTTGctgttgtataagaatacacttgTCCATTTTATTGAGAacctttgtttattgaaatgtagGTGGCGTCGTCTCGGCACGTGgcattgtggagggtggccaaccggctacgagctactgcTATTGAGGCACTTGTTGGTGGTCGAGGGCGACAGATATGAACCTTTCATTtacttcattttgaattttctaatttgcatttgaaatgattgacatgaggcatttctttgtcatttgcagagggagcgtgagctagcgcagtcccaggaggaaaCGGCTCGCCTGCTGAAGGAGTtggaggttcgagacgccgagatcgctgctctcgaggccaGGGTCACTGAGCGAGGTGGCGACCAGGAGTAgttgtctttgttttttgttgCTTCTGTTGTTGTCGTCGACTGTACTGTacacattttgtacatttaggacttcattttggacctgttttggacttgttttgggcaggagtccccagtttgttgtacatataacattttggttgtatatatgatggcctgagtacCTTTGATGCTGGGTTGTATGTTCGTTCCTGCAgattagttttgaacaggtttggtagatgacggtttacgccgtcatgctgctgaAATTTAAATAGAAATCGCACTTAAAACACatattgtacatatggcctaaactagcgcaaaacaaaagaaaagaccttaaaaaaaaagcgaaaaatGTGCCCagaaaaaagtgaaaaaaaaattgccgaaaatgaccggacggtagggagggctacccccgtaaaaaaatgaaaaaaggaacgtataagtttgaaatgaaatgtgaaacgggagtgaaatggttcccccaaaaagaaaataaaatgaaatgggtaagtgtgcttagTTGACAAaaatgtcgatttcgtctcgaaaaTAGTGCCCggaaaattaggaaacataaaatatggtaatttgacggaattaccaaaataacaGCCTATTAGAAATAAGAAATTATATCgagaggaattaggaaagatccaacgcggaaaaatcacagaaaccctctgaggaagaggcgcagcatgagctgcgacccttcgaagaggcgcagcaggtgctgcgccatttccccagattgccagttctgacggattttaggaaacagcttttagtataaatatagacgtcgagggagcttttattcacataattcttccgtccttCTTCACTCTATTATATAAAACTCTCCAATTACATAGAAGAATTTAcaaatcatggatgcctttgaaaaccgtctcaaagattggacaaatgaatttacaaacgtcgataaacatgatatgggtgccttcaatttggggtcaatcttgagtttgaaattggtgaaggttgtgaaaccattcttggatgcttatCTCGAATATTAGGACCCTAATTTCCACgtttttgccttccctggaggtgatatctgtccttttcctgaggagattgctgcaattggaggatgggacccagaaaatatGCCTGTCataccctctagctctcaagggtacaagaacaagtttagagatttgcttggactgactaaaaccgaggttgaccgtcttgtaacCTCAAAAGTAGTCCGCATACTTGATttcattgatcgatttataaacagggaagacccttcGATATCCTAtgtggcgaggcgtagggcattcaaGTTTTGCCAATtacatggttatgtcctccaagggcatgtggataaggagatgagaggtgatcctcgttacttgagcttgATTGAACAAatagagctgcgcaggagcccaggtTGTCTGTGTCTAGGAGAGATTATATTGAGactggataacaggaaagccaaccgcgagctcCCTTGtttaggaagtcctatcattctgcaggtaagaacACAACCttcttttttccttctttttttcttttttttcgtacgttttttttttgttggacaTTAATTCCTGcctgatgtgaccaatatttgcgcacatttagtcccctaattgagcctattttgcatactattataacattccatagacattttatccgtcaaatgctttctattttgctttcctactgcatttcgtatgttttgtggGAAAGAAGGTAATTATGCGGAAATTACCGTCTCCCATGCATAATTAGAAGCTTcttgatgatcttggatggactagtttgaataggaggcaagaataatgaccaaggaagtaggaataaagagtatatagagggatcataggctaaaaagcaaggatgacgagaagaaaGTCAGTGCAAGAAGAAATAGCTCGGAACccaaccaagagttgctcctttagcactgaaagtatgctagatgaaacggcgttgaaaaatcaagtgatctaggcttttgaatcaatccaataggagtccggatgagaaaatgacgtccgttttacaatccgagctcaaacaaagaagctgtccgtcaatccgctcgtcccgagactcaagacgctcatCCCCTGAGAAAAGACGCGCTcgtctcccccccccccctccaggACGCTCGACTTGaagccttgtgatccgagcgtcctgtgctcaagacgctcgtcttgaggccttgtgatccgagcgtcccgagaccaattcgctcggattcctttccagtgcagACCGTCCCTCAACCAAGccgctcgggatgagcatattttctagagaccaccaaaacggagatgagcatctccttggagaggagcatttcctcaactcaaTAATTAGcgttgttatttactaatctacccttgtttaacctaatgatgtactactatatataccccatttgtaaaacTCTCTTAAAAaagttttcttagattaaatcaactttccttatattagattaggagtagattagaatagattatcctttaatctttccacaaattacacattaatctttcattaattattgttcaagtttattattcaagtttattattgggtaattgaagattattgggttattattagagaattgacaactcttcatcaatcaatcaaattttcttctattattctttgctttattatttggatcatcttaagttggtataattcttttgcCTTTCACtccttattgtttattttctcattctcttatcat is a window encoding:
- the LOC141644876 gene encoding uncharacterized protein LOC141644876, encoding MVQKQQPPLHKPQMRTRTVQKAPTQQIIQSTPTTGVILTPVLVPNTPLIEISLPRSARGAFYTWSNKHESGTKVYSRIDRVFINDEWTDIFPDGYVHFLLEGTFDHCPCLVNFEVEHQRRGATFKYFNMWSLAPGYSDIVRTSSQRECQGTPMYRVVTKLKGLKSALKKLNKEQFDKIENLTHVAELSLQNFQELLILDPLNEQLCQNEQECAKEVIKLRKARHQFLSQKAKCEWMKFGDENTSYFHANIRRRISKNRVFQIKDMNNTMCTTPDSIKAAFEKFYQKLLATSNDVTSVNHRVVQKGPCIIEGHYAILNAPVTAEEVKKVMFDIQGTKAPGPDGYSSQFFKDNRDIVGHDVIAAVK